A portion of the Paenibacillus hamazuiensis genome contains these proteins:
- a CDS encoding sensor histidine kinase — MIRTLYGRVVLTFLAAVVFGLIASFFITTYLYRDRVAKEIQEEMLSAGTEMVKLYARLGTGDIGAFIQSMNAVGSYNVSLLRPPGASDGEMRPPPGITPEIAGKVLRGEIYRGGAADPGRIIVGIPFRIGGEPNAIFMEASRNRWETWLVPIIHTSLAITLAAGSLFIFVAAQYLVKPLRAMTAATRRLARGDFNVEMKWNRRRDEIGELSQSFQHMVSELRQLEQMRQDFVSNVSHEIQSPLTSISGFSKALRNKDMPEEERLHYLDIIRTESERLSRLSENLLKLASLESERHPFHPRTYDLDEQLRHVVVACAPQWMEKTIELDVDLPPLKIHADEDQLSQVWLNLLGNSIKFTPPGGKIRIRAAAGTREIGVSIADNGIGISQADRERIFERFFKADRSRNRTLSGSGLGLAIAHKIVALHGGRIEVDSEPGRGSVFTVILPGYTK; from the coding sequence ATGATCCGCACCTTGTACGGCCGCGTCGTTTTGACGTTTTTGGCGGCGGTGGTGTTCGGACTGATCGCTTCCTTTTTTATTACGACGTACCTTTACCGCGACCGCGTGGCGAAGGAAATCCAGGAGGAGATGCTGTCGGCCGGGACCGAGATGGTCAAGCTGTACGCGAGGCTCGGCACGGGCGACATCGGGGCGTTCATCCAAAGCATGAACGCAGTGGGCAGCTACAATGTCAGCCTGCTGCGGCCCCCCGGCGCAAGCGACGGGGAGATGCGGCCTCCGCCGGGAATTACACCGGAAATCGCCGGCAAGGTGCTGCGCGGAGAGATTTACCGCGGCGGCGCCGCGGACCCGGGGCGCATCATCGTCGGTATCCCGTTTCGGATCGGCGGCGAGCCGAATGCGATTTTTATGGAAGCGTCGCGCAACCGGTGGGAAACGTGGCTCGTTCCGATCATACACACGTCGCTGGCTATTACGCTGGCGGCGGGAAGCTTGTTTATTTTTGTCGCCGCCCAATATCTCGTAAAGCCGCTGCGCGCGATGACGGCCGCGACCCGGCGTCTTGCGAGAGGCGATTTTAACGTGGAAATGAAGTGGAACAGGCGTCGTGACGAAATCGGGGAGCTGTCGCAAAGCTTCCAGCATATGGTTTCGGAGCTGAGGCAGCTGGAGCAGATGAGGCAGGACTTCGTATCGAACGTTTCGCATGAGATTCAGTCTCCGCTCACTTCGATTTCCGGTTTTTCCAAAGCGCTGCGGAATAAAGACATGCCTGAGGAAGAGCGGTTGCACTATCTGGATATCATCCGTACGGAAAGCGAGCGCTTGTCTCGGTTGAGCGAAAATTTGCTCAAGCTTGCTTCGCTCGAATCCGAGCGGCATCCGTTTCATCCGCGCACCTACGACCTGGACGAGCAGCTGCGCCATGTCGTCGTCGCCTGTGCACCGCAGTGGATGGAAAAGACGATCGAGCTGGACGTCGATTTGCCGCCGCTGAAAATTCACGCCGACGAAGACCAGCTCAGCCAGGTGTGGCTGAATCTGCTCGGCAACAGCATCAAATTTACGCCGCCCGGCGGCAAGATCCGAATCCGCGCCGCAGCCGGCACGCGGGAGATTGGCGTATCGATCGCCGATAACGGCATCGGCATCAGCCAAGCGGACCGCGAGCGGATTTTCGAGCGCTTCTTCAAAGCGGACCGCTCCCGGAACCGTACGCTAAGCGGCAGCGGACTCGGGCTCGCGATCGCTCACAAGATCGTCGCGCTGCACGGCGGGCGCATCGAAGTCGACAGCGAGCCGGGACGCGGCTCAGTGTTTACCGTTATTTTGCCCGGATATACGAAATAA
- a CDS encoding AraC family transcriptional regulator, protein MEWLTRMNDALDLMERHMEESIGIEEIARAACSSPFHFQRMFNILTGMTVAEYMRRRRLTLAAQELAVSSAKVVDVALKYGYDSPESFAKAFRRLHGISPSEARDPDVPLKACPRISFHLSLKGDKEMDYRIVEKEAFTVVGKTIRVSLENCEEPGQQVPRFWQECNINGTTGRLASLSRDGHVLGICLDMRPDKEDYTYMIGAESRPDADASGLELREIPASTWAVFTAVGPMPDAVRNVFQRVFQEWFPSTGFEHAGKPEFERYPDGDTTSADYRCEVWVPVVKKG, encoded by the coding sequence GTGGAGTGGTTGACACGGATGAACGACGCCCTCGACTTGATGGAACGCCATATGGAGGAGTCGATTGGAATCGAGGAGATTGCGAGAGCCGCCTGCTCCTCCCCGTTTCACTTCCAGCGCATGTTCAATATCCTGACCGGCATGACGGTCGCCGAGTACATGCGCAGGCGTCGGTTGACGCTGGCCGCCCAGGAGCTCGCCGTCTCGTCGGCCAAAGTGGTCGATGTCGCGCTGAAGTACGGCTACGACTCCCCGGAATCGTTCGCCAAGGCGTTCCGTCGACTGCATGGTATTTCCCCGTCGGAGGCGAGGGACCCGGACGTTCCGCTGAAAGCCTGCCCTCGCATTTCCTTTCATTTATCGTTGAAGGGAGACAAGGAAATGGACTATCGTATTGTGGAAAAAGAAGCGTTCACCGTCGTCGGCAAGACGATCCGGGTATCGTTGGAAAACTGCGAGGAACCGGGACAGCAAGTCCCGCGTTTTTGGCAGGAATGCAACATAAACGGAACGACGGGCCGCCTCGCTTCGCTGAGCCGGGACGGCCATGTGCTCGGCATCTGCCTCGATATGCGGCCGGATAAGGAAGACTACACTTATATGATCGGAGCGGAATCCCGTCCGGATGCGGACGCCTCCGGCCTCGAATTGCGCGAAATTCCGGCGTCAACCTGGGCTGTCTTCACAGCGGTCGGCCCGATGCCCGATGCGGTCCGGAACGTATTTCAGCGTGTTTTCCAGGAATGGTTTCCGTCGACGGGCTTCGAGCATGCCGGCAAACCGGAGTTCGAACGATATCCGGACGGGGATACGACCTCGGCCGATTACCGGTGCGAGGTTTGGGTTCCCGTTGTGAAAAAAGGATAA
- a CDS encoding oligogalacturonate lyase family protein, with translation MIKESGKGAVWPAEWRSYRDAVSGVEVRQLTDYQAHSYHLYFTENGWYDGGKKLLFVSDRGNRTNLFSIRLDTGEITQLTDLPCGSDFLSACLNPAGTKAYYKTGKTVVELDMATLGERPLYEGPEGFNVGQLCVSADGRHVLTSLNEDLSHRVRIDLSNGYIGHREVMEARPLSRIIRIPAAGGPAETMVEENDWIGHVNASPIDPHLLTYCHEGPWHLVDHRIWGCDLSTGRTWAIRPRREELEMVGHEFWHADGKRIGYHGFRTDGTGFFGSIGLDNTGEEEVEFAFRNWHAYAEGISQVVVDGKAPLNELIYWRRIGDTYSGPKRLAEHRCSFHVQKVHVHPRFSPDGKQLLYTSDRNGYANLYLLDIPEEANGLPDYENR, from the coding sequence ATGATAAAAGAAAGCGGAAAAGGTGCGGTGTGGCCGGCGGAATGGCGGTCTTACCGCGATGCGGTAAGCGGAGTGGAGGTGCGGCAGCTGACGGATTACCAGGCGCACAGCTATCATTTGTATTTTACCGAAAACGGCTGGTATGACGGCGGAAAGAAGCTGCTTTTCGTATCGGACCGCGGCAACCGGACAAATCTGTTCAGCATCCGATTGGACACCGGAGAGATTACGCAGCTGACGGATCTGCCTTGCGGCAGCGATTTTCTGAGCGCATGTCTCAATCCGGCGGGAACGAAGGCGTATTACAAGACGGGAAAAACGGTCGTAGAGCTCGACATGGCGACGCTGGGGGAAAGGCCGCTCTATGAAGGGCCGGAAGGCTTCAATGTCGGGCAGCTGTGCGTTTCGGCGGATGGCCGGCATGTGCTGACCTCCTTGAACGAAGATTTGTCGCACCGTGTGCGCATCGACTTGAGCAACGGCTACATTGGGCACCGGGAAGTGATGGAGGCAAGGCCGTTGTCGCGAATTATCCGCATCCCTGCGGCCGGAGGACCGGCTGAGACGATGGTGGAGGAGAACGATTGGATTGGCCATGTGAACGCCTCCCCGATCGATCCCCACCTTCTGACCTACTGCCATGAAGGTCCGTGGCATCTCGTCGATCACCGCATTTGGGGCTGCGATTTGAGCACGGGGCGCACTTGGGCCATCCGCCCCCGCCGGGAGGAGCTCGAGATGGTCGGCCATGAGTTTTGGCATGCGGACGGAAAGCGTATCGGTTATCATGGCTTCCGCACCGACGGCACCGGCTTTTTCGGCTCTATCGGGCTTGATAATACCGGAGAAGAGGAGGTCGAGTTCGCTTTCCGCAATTGGCATGCGTATGCCGAAGGCATTTCGCAGGTCGTAGTGGATGGGAAAGCGCCGCTGAACGAGCTGATTTACTGGCGTCGCATCGGCGATACGTACTCGGGGCCGAAGCGGCTGGCCGAGCACCGATGCAGCTTCCACGTGCAGAAGGTGCATGTGCATCCGCGCTTCAGTCCGGACGGCAAACAGCTTCTGTATACGAGCGACCGGAACGGATACGCCAATCTGTATTTGCTCGACATCCCTGAGGAGGCGAACGGGCTGCCGGATTACGAGAATAGATGA
- a CDS encoding response regulator transcription factor, with amino-acid sequence MAQIIVVDDDAHIRELMKYYLQQEGFEVREAENGKEALRAVADGKVDLVILDIMMPEMDGWNLCRELRRDYPDLPLLMVTAKGETGHKVKGFQLGADDYVVKPFDPPELVARVKAVMKRYRIESSQKLQIKDVELSRISFEVKRGEERTMLPPKEFELLFMLASHPGQIFTRNQLIEHIWGIDYEGDDRTVDVHIKRLRERFPEDTSPFAIVTVRGLGYRLELKP; translated from the coding sequence ATGGCCCAAATTATCGTAGTGGACGACGACGCCCATATCCGTGAGCTGATGAAATATTACCTGCAGCAGGAAGGTTTTGAAGTACGCGAGGCGGAGAATGGAAAAGAAGCGCTCCGGGCGGTGGCGGACGGCAAGGTCGATCTGGTCATTCTCGACATCATGATGCCGGAGATGGACGGATGGAATTTGTGCCGCGAGCTGCGCCGGGATTACCCCGATTTGCCGCTGCTGATGGTGACCGCCAAAGGAGAGACCGGGCACAAGGTGAAAGGCTTTCAGCTTGGCGCCGACGATTATGTGGTCAAACCGTTCGATCCGCCCGAGCTTGTGGCGCGTGTAAAAGCGGTCATGAAGCGTTACCGCATCGAATCGTCGCAGAAGCTGCAGATCAAGGACGTCGAGCTCAGCCGGATCAGCTTCGAGGTGAAGCGGGGAGAGGAACGGACGATGCTGCCGCCTAAGGAGTTCGAGCTGCTCTTCATGCTGGCGAGCCATCCGGGGCAAATTTTCACCCGCAACCAGCTGATCGAGCACATTTGGGGCATCGATTACGAAGGCGACGACCGGACCGTCGATGTGCACATCAAACGGCTGAGGGAACGATTTCCCGAGGACACGTCGCCGTTCGCGATCGTGACGGTGCGCGGACTCGGCTACCGGCTGGAGCTGAAGCCATGA
- a CDS encoding carbohydrate ABC transporter permease gives MRLSIGDRVFTSVNGLLLGIIALVTFFPLYYVFVVSFTDPTEYLQKKFVLFPQSWSLDSYQYMLSSKAFLRSLGNSGFLATVGTACSLVVTAALAYSLSRKRLRGRRVFMLGILLTILFSPGIIPHYMVVRQLGMINSIWSLIIPALASGWNVILMKSFFDSIPAELEESAQIDGCNDMGIWVRIILPLSLPSLAAFGLFYAVGYWNQYFSALLYLNDSSKWPIQVLLQNMLLSANNSDLAVSTTASVAPPSETLQMAAVIIATLPILAVYPFLQKHFAKGAMVGSVKG, from the coding sequence ATGAGACTAAGCATCGGCGATCGCGTGTTTACGAGCGTCAACGGACTGCTGCTCGGCATCATCGCTCTCGTCACGTTTTTTCCGCTCTATTACGTGTTTGTCGTCTCGTTTACCGATCCGACCGAATATTTGCAAAAAAAATTCGTGCTGTTTCCGCAGAGCTGGTCGCTGGATTCGTACCAATACATGCTGTCCTCGAAGGCGTTTCTCCGCTCGCTCGGCAACAGCGGCTTTCTCGCTACGGTCGGAACGGCGTGCAGCCTCGTCGTGACGGCGGCGCTCGCCTACTCGCTGTCGCGCAAGCGGCTGCGCGGGCGGCGGGTGTTCATGCTCGGGATTTTGCTGACAATTTTGTTCAGCCCCGGCATCATTCCGCATTATATGGTCGTCCGCCAGCTTGGCATGATCAACAGCATCTGGTCGCTGATCATTCCGGCGCTCGCAAGCGGCTGGAACGTGATTTTGATGAAAAGCTTTTTCGACAGCATCCCGGCGGAGCTCGAGGAGTCGGCGCAAATCGACGGCTGCAACGATATGGGCATCTGGGTGCGGATTATTTTGCCGCTGTCGCTTCCGTCTCTTGCCGCTTTCGGATTGTTTTATGCGGTCGGATATTGGAACCAGTACTTCTCCGCTCTGTTATACTTGAACGATTCCAGCAAGTGGCCGATCCAGGTGCTGCTGCAAAACATGCTGCTCAGCGCCAACAACAGCGATCTGGCTGTGTCCACGACCGCTTCGGTGGCGCCTCCGTCCGAGACGCTGCAAATGGCCGCCGTCATCATCGCCACGCTGCCGATTCTTGCCGTTTACCCATTTCTGCAAAAGCATTTTGCCAAAGGGGCTATGGTCGGCTCGGTCAAAGGATAG
- a CDS encoding helix-turn-helix domain-containing protein, whose product MSKSITNWFKPAKEERGYKRSFYRKSLLIIALIACIPGLITGIGIYWTATGKIENELQRLHQSQIKQRAENIDDQLAFLEMTFSHWTFDPKFDTKLKDIDFTYKYDQVQELYRTMIIIEGSHPLIEKVELYLNKPRYLTMNKEKYRFLADPTEIDAYNSLIKEGKTIFWTDRLHGITGTGGEESLTLVTKLPGGSMEPFGVLIAGLDQAKLSKLLRTLTPYNEGSTLLMSEDGGWVISGGGKLSELDQAIQAEFMKREGKDDSFLFKYKNTTYSVSSGAFTRLGNKWIYLSAAPVTAITSPVIFISKVIVFISLGGLVLALLFSWLASRRLYTPVERLVSTLTGGSKEAFRFDNKDEFDLIEKHWNELNRESESLRGKLEQQMPLVREGFMLQLVQGYLFSYSEYDIRERLRHYGRDAEGKSFAAIMVQLGGLSNLEGRFSSGDEELISFAAANIIEEMTASRQADAEVVNFHDMCIGVLVMVPSDASEKLLKEELHRFCEELLQAIGKILKLPVTVSISSISPQAKQIPYMFDEARQALSYRALPEDSQIIDLERLNKTDSQRKFSYPFALEKEIIHSIRMGSEDEADGLIEQFLKELSQIGSTELTARQGMLQLLGSVLNAMVHSGMNPVQMFEGANLFDELSAQKGPADMLRWFRQRIVRTFVQELISKQDFHLKQMVEQVILYLYEKYMTDLSLDSCAEHYGTSPYTLSRAFKQITGINFIDYLTNIRLGKAKQLLRDSELKITEVAGQVGYQQSYFNRIFKKYEGVTPSQYREMVREG is encoded by the coding sequence ATGTCCAAATCGATCACGAACTGGTTCAAGCCGGCTAAAGAAGAACGGGGCTACAAACGCAGCTTTTACCGCAAAAGCTTGCTCATCATCGCGCTGATCGCCTGCATTCCAGGACTCATAACCGGCATCGGCATCTATTGGACGGCCACGGGCAAGATCGAAAACGAGCTGCAGCGGCTTCATCAAAGCCAGATCAAGCAGCGGGCGGAAAATATCGACGACCAGCTCGCTTTTTTGGAGATGACCTTTTCCCACTGGACGTTCGATCCGAAATTCGACACCAAGCTGAAGGATATCGATTTTACGTATAAATACGATCAGGTGCAGGAGCTGTACCGCACGATGATCATCATCGAAGGCTCCCATCCGCTTATTGAGAAAGTGGAGCTTTACCTGAACAAACCCCGTTATTTGACTATGAATAAGGAAAAATACCGCTTTCTCGCCGACCCGACGGAAATTGATGCTTACAACTCGCTGATCAAGGAAGGCAAAACGATTTTTTGGACCGACCGTCTGCATGGGATTACGGGTACAGGTGGCGAAGAGTCTCTGACGCTGGTGACGAAGCTGCCGGGCGGCAGCATGGAACCGTTCGGCGTGCTCATCGCAGGGCTGGACCAAGCGAAGCTGAGCAAGCTGCTGCGCACGCTTACGCCGTATAACGAGGGTTCCACGCTTTTGATGTCGGAAGACGGCGGCTGGGTGATCTCGGGAGGCGGCAAGCTGAGCGAGCTCGATCAAGCGATCCAGGCGGAATTTATGAAGCGGGAAGGAAAAGACGATTCGTTCCTATTCAAGTACAAAAATACGACCTACTCGGTATCGTCCGGCGCGTTTACACGGCTTGGCAACAAATGGATCTACTTGTCCGCAGCGCCGGTGACGGCGATTACTTCCCCGGTGATTTTTATCTCCAAGGTGATCGTGTTTATCAGTCTGGGCGGTCTGGTGCTGGCGCTGCTCTTCTCCTGGCTCGCCTCGCGGCGGCTGTATACGCCGGTCGAACGTCTCGTGAGCACGCTGACCGGCGGCTCGAAGGAAGCGTTCCGCTTCGACAATAAGGACGAATTCGACCTGATCGAGAAGCACTGGAACGAGCTGAACCGGGAAAGCGAATCGCTGCGCGGCAAGCTGGAGCAGCAGATGCCGCTCGTGCGGGAAGGATTTATGCTCCAACTGGTGCAGGGGTATTTGTTCTCGTATTCCGAATACGATATCCGCGAGCGGCTAAGGCATTACGGCCGCGACGCCGAAGGCAAATCGTTTGCCGCGATCATGGTGCAGCTCGGGGGGCTTTCCAATTTGGAGGGGCGGTTTTCCTCGGGAGACGAAGAGCTGATCTCCTTTGCGGCGGCCAACATCATTGAGGAGATGACGGCCAGCCGCCAGGCCGACGCGGAGGTCGTCAACTTCCACGACATGTGCATCGGCGTGCTCGTCATGGTGCCGTCGGATGCGTCCGAGAAGCTCCTGAAGGAGGAGCTGCACCGGTTTTGCGAGGAATTGCTGCAGGCGATCGGCAAAATTTTGAAGCTGCCGGTGACGGTATCGATCAGCAGCATCTCGCCTCAGGCGAAGCAAATCCCGTATATGTTCGACGAGGCGCGCCAGGCGCTGAGCTACCGGGCTTTGCCGGAGGACAGCCAGATCATCGATCTGGAGAGGCTGAACAAGACCGATTCGCAGCGCAAGTTCTCCTACCCTTTTGCTCTGGAAAAGGAAATCATCCATTCCATCCGGATGGGCTCCGAGGACGAGGCGGACGGGCTGATCGAGCAGTTTCTGAAGGAGCTGTCGCAGATCGGCTCCACCGAGCTGACCGCCCGGCAAGGCATGCTCCAGCTGCTAGGCAGTGTGCTTAACGCGATGGTGCATTCCGGGATGAATCCGGTGCAAATGTTCGAAGGCGCCAATCTGTTCGACGAGCTTAGCGCGCAAAAAGGGCCGGCCGACATGCTGAGGTGGTTCCGGCAGCGCATCGTGCGCACGTTCGTGCAGGAGCTGATCAGCAAGCAGGATTTCCATTTGAAGCAGATGGTCGAGCAGGTCATTTTGTACCTGTACGAAAAATATATGACCGACCTGTCGCTCGATTCGTGCGCCGAACATTACGGCACAAGCCCTTACACATTAAGCCGGGCGTTCAAGCAAATTACCGGCATCAACTTCATCGACTACTTGACCAACATTCGCCTCGGCAAAGCGAAGCAGCTGCTCCGCGACAGCGAGCTGAAAATAACCGAAGTCGCCGGGCAGGTCGGCTATCAGCAGAGCTATTTCAACCGCATCTTCAAAAAGTATGAGGGCGTGACGCCGAGCCAGTATCGGGAAATGGTTCGCGAGGGGTAG
- a CDS encoding LuxR C-terminal-related transcriptional regulator, whose translation MIRILIAEHVMLMRQGLQKMLSMESEIHIVGEALSGEQAVDMTDRLEPDVVLMNIRLPGDAIVHVKKIKALRPETAVLLMTTVTEEESIVEGLAGGATGFLSMDQPFDRVLHTIRAAAAGHFLLSPAAVAALVDRLRFAETGAFTALEGAWRSKEKSILSRKEASVAKLMREGKKNREIAEQLLISEGTVKNYVSSIYGKIGTSDRKLAIMKLQRLQKG comes from the coding sequence ATGATACGTATCCTTATTGCCGAGCACGTGATGCTGATGCGCCAAGGTTTGCAAAAAATGTTATCGATGGAAAGCGAGATACATATCGTAGGGGAAGCCTTGTCCGGCGAACAAGCCGTCGATATGACGGATCGCCTTGAGCCGGACGTGGTGCTGATGAATATTCGGCTGCCGGGTGATGCGATTGTTCATGTGAAAAAAATCAAAGCGCTGCGTCCGGAAACGGCTGTTCTGCTGATGACGACGGTAACCGAGGAGGAAAGCATCGTTGAAGGGCTGGCCGGCGGTGCGACCGGTTTTCTGTCCATGGACCAGCCCTTCGATCGAGTGCTTCATACGATCCGCGCGGCAGCGGCGGGACATTTTTTGCTATCGCCGGCCGCCGTCGCTGCGCTGGTGGACCGGCTTCGTTTTGCCGAAACCGGCGCATTCACTGCCCTCGAAGGAGCTTGGCGCAGCAAGGAGAAGTCGATATTGTCGCGTAAGGAAGCATCCGTTGCAAAGCTGATGCGGGAAGGCAAGAAAAATCGGGAAATCGCCGAACAACTGCTGATCAGCGAAGGTACAGTGAAAAATTACGTCAGCTCCATCTACGGAAAAATCGGCACAAGCGACAGAAAGCTGGCCATCATGAAGCTGCAGCGGCTGCAGAAGGGGTAA
- a CDS encoding extracellular solute-binding protein — protein sequence MKVKKKALASLASVLALSGILAACGGSGGKNESATNTAGGKAEEPLQVSIMTILLNPTPPADDNVLKRAIEKATNSKMTIQWVSSNTYTDKLNVTLASGDIPDLTYIDNPFSPVFRSMVQQGAFWDVTNYIKDYPNLTSKISQTAWDLTKMEDGKNYSIPRPRPAEADSFFIVRKDWLDVLGMKVPTTTDELYAMMKAFTESDPDKNGKKDTIGFSANVNPTDMGSLGQIENAFTGVNGNWKLVDGKMVYAAFLPEERKALEFLQKAVQEKLIPEDFASMKGTQVKDLFKAGKAGMLTDKAGTMNDYFMEMKKIMPNFKETDFYPITSINNYNPKGPGFAGVLAIPKKVPEAKMKRILKLIDTWMNDDVFAIQTYGFEGTHHTVKDGVKVVDTKKLNEDGGPDFNQIVYVADPYASSTKVFFPKEANDLYKKIQDERAKNSVADISIGLYSPTAQQFLPEFQKNLQDLKTKILLGSAPLSAWDDYINKMKNDPNVVKMSQEITDAYKKRTGK from the coding sequence ATGAAAGTGAAAAAGAAAGCGCTCGCGTCTCTGGCATCGGTTCTCGCATTGTCAGGCATTCTGGCGGCATGCGGAGGCAGCGGCGGTAAAAATGAAAGCGCGACCAACACGGCAGGAGGCAAGGCCGAGGAGCCGCTGCAGGTCAGCATTATGACGATTCTGCTGAACCCGACCCCTCCGGCGGACGACAACGTGCTGAAGCGGGCGATCGAGAAAGCGACCAATTCCAAAATGACGATCCAGTGGGTTTCCTCGAACACGTACACGGACAAGCTGAACGTTACATTAGCTTCGGGGGACATTCCGGATCTGACTTACATCGACAATCCGTTTTCGCCGGTGTTTCGCTCCATGGTGCAGCAGGGCGCTTTTTGGGACGTGACGAATTACATCAAGGACTATCCGAACTTGACTTCGAAAATATCGCAAACCGCCTGGGACCTGACGAAAATGGAGGACGGGAAAAATTATTCGATCCCGCGTCCGCGTCCGGCGGAGGCCGATTCCTTCTTTATTGTCCGGAAAGATTGGCTCGATGTGCTCGGCATGAAGGTGCCGACGACAACCGACGAGCTGTACGCGATGATGAAGGCGTTCACGGAAAGCGATCCGGACAAAAACGGGAAGAAGGATACCATCGGCTTCTCGGCCAACGTGAACCCGACCGACATGGGTTCGCTCGGCCAAATCGAAAACGCATTTACCGGCGTCAACGGAAACTGGAAGCTGGTTGACGGCAAAATGGTATACGCCGCATTCCTGCCGGAAGAACGCAAGGCGCTGGAGTTTTTACAGAAGGCCGTCCAGGAAAAGCTTATTCCGGAAGACTTCGCTTCCATGAAGGGCACGCAGGTGAAGGACCTGTTCAAGGCCGGCAAAGCAGGCATGCTTACGGACAAAGCGGGTACGATGAACGATTACTTCATGGAAATGAAGAAAATTATGCCTAACTTCAAGGAAACCGATTTTTACCCGATTACTTCGATCAACAACTACAACCCGAAAGGCCCCGGCTTTGCCGGCGTGCTGGCGATTCCGAAAAAGGTGCCGGAAGCGAAGATGAAGCGGATCCTCAAGCTGATCGACACCTGGATGAACGACGATGTTTTTGCCATCCAGACTTACGGCTTTGAAGGAACACACCATACGGTCAAGGATGGGGTCAAGGTCGTCGATACGAAAAAGCTGAACGAAGACGGCGGCCCGGACTTCAACCAGATCGTGTATGTGGCCGATCCTTATGCAAGCTCGACGAAGGTATTTTTCCCGAAAGAAGCGAACGACCTGTATAAAAAAATCCAGGACGAGCGCGCGAAAAACAGCGTGGCGGATATCAGCATCGGCCTGTACTCGCCGACCGCCCAGCAGTTCCTGCCGGAATTCCAAAAAAATCTGCAGGACTTGAAGACGAAAATTTTGCTCGGCTCGGCTCCGCTGTCCGCATGGGACGACTACATCAACAAGATGAAAAACGATCCGAACGTGGTTAAAATGAGCCAGGAAATTACCGACGCTTACAAAAAGCGGACCGGTAAGTGA
- a CDS encoding ABC transporter permease, translated as MARTSEMALSKAKARPRAKSRLWFDLKRDKYLYILAFPGLLFFLVFKYVPMAEVIIAFQNYSPFMGIWKSPWVGLQHFERFFANPDFMLLFRNTMAINLLNLALFFPLPIIVSLMLNELRSVIYKRIVQSIVYMPHFLSWVIIAGLTFLLFAKGQGVVNKILEAMGMERIGFLTSPNLFWIMVTAQSVWKEAGWGTIIFLAAIAGVDPQIYEAARMDGAGRFRQMWHVTLPAIRSVIVILLILRLGHIMDVGFEQIFLMYNGAVSKVAEVFDTYVYRVGIQQAQFSYSTAVGLFKSVVGLALVLIANKVAKKFGEEGVF; from the coding sequence ATGGCTCGAACATCCGAAATGGCGTTATCCAAGGCGAAGGCACGTCCCCGTGCGAAATCCCGCCTATGGTTCGATCTCAAACGCGACAAATATTTATATATTTTGGCTTTTCCCGGGCTGCTGTTTTTCCTCGTATTCAAATATGTGCCGATGGCCGAAGTGATCATCGCCTTCCAAAACTATTCGCCTTTCATGGGCATTTGGAAAAGCCCCTGGGTCGGCCTGCAGCATTTCGAGCGCTTTTTCGCGAACCCGGATTTCATGCTGCTGTTCCGCAATACGATGGCGATCAATTTGCTGAATTTGGCGCTGTTTTTCCCGCTGCCGATCATCGTTTCGCTCATGCTGAACGAGCTGCGAAGCGTCATTTACAAGCGGATCGTGCAGTCGATCGTCTATATGCCGCACTTTTTATCGTGGGTTATCATCGCCGGACTGACGTTCCTGCTTTTTGCGAAGGGGCAGGGCGTCGTCAATAAAATTTTGGAGGCGATGGGCATGGAACGGATCGGGTTTCTGACAAGCCCGAACCTGTTCTGGATCATGGTGACGGCCCAGTCGGTATGGAAAGAGGCGGGCTGGGGTACGATCATCTTCCTCGCCGCTATCGCCGGAGTCGATCCGCAAATATACGAAGCGGCGCGGATGGACGGCGCCGGCCGCTTCCGCCAAATGTGGCACGTGACGCTTCCGGCGATCCGCAGCGTGATCGTCATTCTGCTTATTCTGCGGCTCGGCCATATTATGGACGTCGGCTTCGAGCAAATTTTCCTGATGTACAACGGGGCGGTGTCCAAGGTCGCCGAAGTGTTCGACACCTACGTATACCGGGTCGGCATTCAGCAGGCGCAGTTCAGCTACAGCACGGCGGTCGGCCTGTTCAAATCGGTAGTGGGCCTCGCTCTGGTGCTGATCGCCAACAAAGTTGCGAAAAAGTTCGGCGAGGAAGGCGTGTTTTAG